In Nitrospinota bacterium, the genomic window GTACTACACGGACGACACCGCGCAGACATACTGGTTCTACGCAGTGGCCGACACTGCGGCCAAGGGGGTATGCTCCGGCGGCTCGCTCAAGTGGAGCATGCAGCTGCCAGCCGGCCAGAGGGTCTTCGCCTCGGCTTTCGCCACGGCCGGCAGGGTCTATTTCGGCACGTCCACGGCGGACACCGAGGATCCGTGCGCCCCTTCAGTGGCCGCGGCCGGCACTGGAGTGGGGACCTTGTATGCGCTTGACATCGGCACCGGGTCAACCATTTATTCCGAGGCCACCGGCAACATCATTTCCCAGCCCGTGGTGGACGACGAGCATCTATACTTCAAGTCGAACACAGGCCAGCTTCAGGGGCGGGGCGGCAACACGTTCCAGAACCTGTTAAGGTCCGGAGGAGGGTCAAATGCGCAGATGGGCACTTGGCGTGAAATCACCCAGTAAAGGGCGCCCCTTGCGCGGGCGGGGCGGCTTTACCATGGTGGAGCTGATGATCGTCATTGCGATCATCGGGATACTGTCGGGTTTGTCCACGATAAGCATGAGCCGCGCCTTTCCCAGGCTGCGAATGGAAGGGGCGGCAAACGAGGTGAACGCGCATATGCAGTTCGCCAGGTTCGAGTCGGCCAGGAGGAACAGGCCGGTGATCGTGCGGTTTGACAGCGTTGGCAGCGACACTCTGTCCGGCGTGTCGGTGTATGTGGACGAGAACCGCAGCGGATCTGTTGACGGGGCGGACACTCTTGCCAAAAGTATCAACATCCCCGCCAAATATCCGAAAGCGTACATACTCTCTTCCCAGGACGGTTCCGCGACGGCCGTGTCAACCGTCGTATTTGGCTCGGACGGGTCCATCAAGGGAATCAACGGGACAACTTCCAGCGGCACAATGCCGGTGAAAATCACGGTGGACAGCCAGGTGACAACGTCGCCGAGCCAGTACCGGGTGGACGCGGGAAGGTCGGGGATAGCGAAAATAGCAGCTGTTCCCTGAAGGACGGAGCCGCCACGCCATAAACCATCGGCCGCCGCCCGGCCATGCTTATCCGGTATGGAAGAGCGGGGTTTCCATTTGAATCACCGCCCCCGTTGCGCTACGATGAACCACAATGATCGCGATAGCCGGGAATCTCGCGGCCGTGCGCCGTTCCATAGCCGAAGCGGCGGCAAGAAGCGGCCGCTCGCCTGAGTCTGTGACGCTGGTGGCGGTGACAAAGGCTGTGGGAATAGAAGCGGCCTTGGAGGCGGTCAAGGCCGGCGCGATGGATCTTGGCGAGTCCCGGGTGCAGGAAGCCCGAAGGAAACATGACGCCATAGGCGCCGGGGCCGTCTGGCACATGATAGGGCCGCTTCAGACGAACAAGGTGAAATACTGCCCCGGCCTGTTTTCATTGATCCACTCGCTGGACAGGATCGAGCTTATCGTGGAGCTTTCACGCCGTTTCCAGAGCGCGGGCGTGGTGGCCGAGGGGCTTTTGGAGATAAACGTATCCGGCGAGCCCGGGAAATCCGGGTGCGCTCCGGAGCGGGCGGTTGAAATTCTCAAGACGGCGGCGGGACTTGGCGGCGTGAGGATCAGGGGGGTGATGACTGTGCCCCCATACAGCGAAGACCCCGAAAACTCCCGCCAGTATTTCAGGCGGCTGCGTGAAATGTCGAAAGAACTGGCCAGCCTTGGACTTGATCACGTGAGCATGGATATAATATCCGCTGGCATGTCAAACGACTTTGCCGTGGCGATTGAAGAAGGAAGCACCATGGTCCGGGTGGGCACGGCCATATTCGGCGAAAGGAGCCGGTGATGATAGGGAACAGGAAAATAGCTTTTATCGGCGCGGGCTTTATGGGTGGCGCCATTATCCGGGGGCTTGTGCGCGCAAAATCGGTCAAGGGTGAAAGCCTGATGGCGGCGGACCCGCGGGAGGGGGCCTTAAAAGAGCTTGCCCGGGAGACGGGGATAAAGGTGACCACGGACAACGCCGAGGCCGTATCCTTCGCCGATATAGTTGTGCTGGCCACCAAGCCCCAGGTTTTGAAAAGCGTGGTGGAGCCTTTGGGGCGCAAGATAGGCAAAAAGAAACTGGTGATATCCATCGCCGCGGGAGTCCGCGCCGATTCGCTGCTTTCATGGATAGGTTCCGGGGCGCGTGTCGTGCGGGCCATGCCCAACATGCCCGCCACGGTGGGCGAGGGCGCCACGGCCATATGCCCGGCGGGCGCGGCGGACGCGATGGACATAGCTTCGGCGCGGCTGCTTTTCGACTGCGTCGGCGAGACTGTTCTGGTGGACGAGAAAATGATGGACGCGGTGACCGGCCTTTCAGGCTCCGGCCCGGCGTTCGTTTTCATGTTTTTAGAGGCGATGATAGACGCCGGTGTGCGGTGCGGCCTGCCGAGGGACGCCGCCCGGGCCCTTGCCGCCCAGACCCTTTACGGCGCCGCGAAGATGGCCAAGACCGGAGGCGAGCATCCCGCCGCGCTCAAGGACAGGGTCACATCGCCCGGCGGCACCACCATAGCCGGCCTTGCCGTGCTGGAGGACGAGGGGTTCCGCGGCGCGGTGATAAGGGCCGTGGAAGAGGCCGCCGGAAGATCGCGGGAACTGGGCTCATAACCGGACAACAGGAGGAAAAGGATTCGATGTACGTCCTTGGCAATTTCATTCTGGCGGCGGCGCAGGTGCTGAACATAGCGCTGACTTTATACATGTGGATCGTCATAATCCGGGCGTTGATCACCTGGGTCAATCCCGATCCGCACAATCCCATCGTCACTTTCCTGCGCCGCGCCACGGATCCCGTGCTCGAGCCTATATCAAGGGCGCTGCCGCCGATGGGGGGGATGGACTTTTCACCGCTGGTCCTCATCATGGCCATTTACTTCATCCAGACTTTCGCGGTCAGGACCCTTATGCAGTTCGGATATTCGTTAAGCGGCTCGATGTGACCGTATGGCGCTTTCGGTGAAGGCGGAGGGGGGCGGGTCGAGCTTTCGCGTTCACGTGGCTCCGCGCGCGTCAAAATCGCAGATCGCCGGTGTTCACAACGACGCCCTGAAAATACGCCTTGCCGCACCACCGGTGGACGGAGCGGCCAATGACGAACTGGTAAAATATCTCGCCAAACATTTCGGCGTGCCGCGCTCCGCGGTGGCGATAATCTCCGGCCACGCGTCCAGGAACAAGCTGGTGAGGATCCAGGGGGTGGCGCCCGGCGACGTCCTTGCCGCCGCAAAAGCATAGCCCGCCGGCCCCGCCGATTTGCTATATTGTTACCGGAAACAAATTATCGGACGGAATCCATGAAAAAAATCCTGGCGCTTCTTCTTGCCGCGCAGACGCTCACCGGATGTTTTTGGCTGGTGGCGGGCGGGGCCGGGGCCGCGGGCGCGTATGTCTGGAGCCATGGCAACCTCACCCGGCACTACCAACAGCCGTTTGAGACCACATGGGAAGGGACCATGCACGCGTTGCGCGTGATGGACCTGCCGGTGGTGGACAGCAAAAAGGACAAATATGACGGGGTCATCAAGGCCAAAATGCCCGGCGGCAGGGACAAGCTGATAGTCAGCCTCGAACGCTGGACGGACAGGGAAACGAGGGTGACCGTGCGGGCCGGGGCCTTGGGGGACAAGGCGTTTTCCGAGAGGGCGCACGAAGAAATAGCCAAGGCATTAAGGTGAATCAGGCGCCTGTCGGCGTTTCAACCTGCTGGCTGTCGCGCTCCGTCACGGACGGGGGGCAGATCGCCCGGCGGCTGAAGGACATCGGGGCCACCGCCGCCGAGCTGGACTTCAGGCTTTCCCGCGCAACACTGGACCAGGCTGTGGAGGCTTTTGCCAGACTAGGCGTAAAAATCCTTTCGGTCCACGCCGTCTGTCCGGCTCCTGATAATAAGACGGCCCGCAATATCGCCGAGAGGGCCTCGATCAGCTCTTCCGATGAAACGGAGCGCAAAACCGGGGTGGAGGACGTGATTTCCACCATGCGGCTTGCGGCGGGGCTTGGGGCCAGTTGTGTTGTGGTCCACTGCGGCAAGACGCCGATGGAAAGGGTGACGCCGGCGCTACAACGCATGTTCGATGAAGGAACGCTCGGGGGGACGGACGGGGCGAAGTTCATCAACGATATTAAGATTAAGAGGCTAAGGTCCCGAGGGGCCACTTTTGAAATGCTCATGCGAAGCCTAAGCGAAATAGCGGAGGCCGCCGAGGCGCTGAACGTGAACGTGGGGCTGGAGAACAGGTATTACATGGAGGAATACCCCAATTACGAGGAGCTTGCCGTGATATTCCAAAGGCTGGAAGGGAGCCGCATAAGATACTGGCACGACACGGGCCACGCCCAGGCCCAGGAGAATCTGGGACTGATTTCGCACGAGGCGTTGCTAAAAGAATTTTCAGGGGTGATGGAGGGGATGCACATTCACGACGTGCGCGGATACACCGATCATTACGCCCCCCCAGCGGGAGGCGTGGACTTTGGGATGGTGGAAAAATATACAAGGCCGGACACCATGCGCATACTTGAACTGCGCGGGGACGTTGGAGAACGTGAAGCGGCGGCGGGGCTTGAATGGATCAAAGCCAGACGGACGGAATGCAAGCCGTGAACGTATTGTTCGACCTGCGGCCGCTGCAAGGCGGTTTCAAGGCCCATAAAAAACGAGGCATCGGAGTTTACGCAAGAAGCCTGGCCGCGAGGCGCCTCCTTGCCCCGGGGAATCTGTCCATTTCCGGTTTCCACGATCCATGCTTCGAGTCCGCCGAGGCTGAGGCGGCCGGTTCCGGCGCCTTGGCCATAGGTCCGCTCACAACTTTCGCCCGTGTAAACTTCAAGGAGTTCTTCACCCAGCATCTATTCATGCGCAAAGTCATCGAAAAACACG contains:
- a CDS encoding sugar phosphate isomerase/epimerase is translated as MNQAPVGVSTCWLSRSVTDGGQIARRLKDIGATAAELDFRLSRATLDQAVEAFARLGVKILSVHAVCPAPDNKTARNIAERASISSSDETERKTGVEDVISTMRLAAGLGASCVVVHCGKTPMERVTPALQRMFDEGTLGGTDGAKFINDIKIKRLRSRGATFEMLMRSLSEIAEAAEALNVNVGLENRYYMEEYPNYEELAVIFQRLEGSRIRYWHDTGHAQAQENLGLISHEALLKEFSGVMEGMHIHDVRGYTDHYAPPAGGVDFGMVEKYTRPDTMRILELRGDVGEREAAAGLEWIKARRTECKP
- a CDS encoding DUF3568 family protein; protein product: MKKILALLLAAQTLTGCFWLVAGGAGAAGAYVWSHGNLTRHYQQPFETTWEGTMHALRVMDLPVVDSKKDKYDGVIKAKMPGGRDKLIVSLERWTDRETRVTVRAGALGDKAFSERAHEEIAKALR
- a CDS encoding GspH/FimT family pseudopilin; translated protein: MVELMIVIAIIGILSGLSTISMSRAFPRLRMEGAANEVNAHMQFARFESARRNRPVIVRFDSVGSDTLSGVSVYVDENRSGSVDGADTLAKSINIPAKYPKAYILSSQDGSATAVSTVVFGSDGSIKGINGTTSSGTMPVKITVDSQVTTSPSQYRVDAGRSGIAKIAAVP
- a CDS encoding YggU family protein encodes the protein MALSVKAEGGGSSFRVHVAPRASKSQIAGVHNDALKIRLAAPPVDGAANDELVKYLAKHFGVPRSAVAIISGHASRNKLVRIQGVAPGDVLAAAKA
- a CDS encoding YggT family protein; the protein is MYVLGNFILAAAQVLNIALTLYMWIVIIRALITWVNPDPHNPIVTFLRRATDPVLEPISRALPPMGGMDFSPLVLIMAIYFIQTFAVRTLMQFGYSLSGSM
- a CDS encoding YggS family pyridoxal phosphate-dependent enzyme is translated as MAIAGNLAAVRRSIAEAAARSGRSPESVTLVAVTKAVGIEAALEAVKAGAMDLGESRVQEARRKHDAIGAGAVWHMIGPLQTNKVKYCPGLFSLIHSLDRIELIVELSRRFQSAGVVAEGLLEINVSGEPGKSGCAPERAVEILKTAAGLGGVRIRGVMTVPPYSEDPENSRQYFRRLREMSKELASLGLDHVSMDIISAGMSNDFAVAIEEGSTMVRVGTAIFGERSR
- the proC gene encoding pyrroline-5-carboxylate reductase — protein: MIGNRKIAFIGAGFMGGAIIRGLVRAKSVKGESLMAADPREGALKELARETGIKVTTDNAEAVSFADIVVLATKPQVLKSVVEPLGRKIGKKKLVISIAAGVRADSLLSWIGSGARVVRAMPNMPATVGEGATAICPAGAADAMDIASARLLFDCVGETVLVDEKMMDAVTGLSGSGPAFVFMFLEAMIDAGVRCGLPRDAARALAAQTLYGAAKMAKTGGEHPAALKDRVTSPGGTTIAGLAVLEDEGFRGAVIRAVEEAAGRSRELGS